One genomic window of Pirellulales bacterium includes the following:
- a CDS encoding TetR/AcrR family transcriptional regulator, with product MAKILVNRQTQEERREATRLRLIDATLHCLEQYGYAETTVSRIVAEARVSRGALLHHYASKNELILDAARTLLGRVFERLHMLLGADAPRWQPEELVERIWQEFFMSGTHVVYVEFLVASRRDKSLGTLLQSLAPTLEEYLRVTFAQHFVSAPNAEFAPHDIFLMTRWLLRGMAIDVHLLTDPQRVRHFLALWSRLFADQLRSANACLATQ from the coding sequence GTGGCAAAGATCCTGGTGAATCGGCAAACGCAGGAAGAGCGGCGCGAGGCCACCAGGCTCCGGCTGATTGACGCCACACTGCATTGCCTGGAACAGTACGGCTATGCCGAGACGACGGTAAGTCGCATCGTCGCCGAAGCGCGTGTTTCTCGGGGGGCTTTGCTCCACCATTACGCGTCAAAGAACGAGCTCATCCTGGACGCGGCCCGCACGCTTTTAGGCCGCGTTTTCGAACGGCTGCACATGCTGCTCGGTGCCGATGCGCCACGCTGGCAGCCTGAGGAGCTCGTGGAACGAATCTGGCAGGAATTCTTCATGTCGGGAACACATGTCGTCTACGTGGAGTTTCTGGTAGCCAGCCGGCGCGACAAGAGTCTTGGCACGCTCCTGCAGTCCCTTGCCCCCACGCTGGAAGAGTACCTTCGAGTCACATTCGCTCAGCACTTTGTATCGGCACCCAATGCCGAGTTCGCTCCGCACGACATCTTCTTGATGACACGGTGGCTGCTGCGTGGCATGGCGATCGATGTCCACTTGCTCACTGACCCCCAACGGGTCAGACATTTCCTGGCTCTCTGGTCTCGCCTCTTCGCCGATCAACTTCGTAGCGCAAACGCATGCCTCGCTACGCAATGA
- a CDS encoding Gfo/Idh/MocA family oxidoreductase: MTERTDRRQFLERMGVTAAGMLAAGYTATARGYAANETIGIGCIGTGGRCQQLMNALTKVSGTQIVAVCDIWDVHRAKAQEIAGGKAFATKDYHELLARKDVDAVIIGAPDHWHVPLTIDACAAGKDVYVEKPLTHALDEGTRVLEAQQQHNRVVQVGMQQRSMPQFQEGLEIIRSGQLGKIWKVHLTWNRNTGRHRRNKLGLDPATVDWQRFLGTAPQQPFDEYRFRNWRWFWDFGGGLLTDLMVHQIDIANWYLDLAYPARATAVGDHFLAKDLWQTPDSIQALYQYPDQQLQLYFEGTFSNARNAAMLEFMGSEGTLYLDRGRYELYPEPGRKFEYREHVIGQGPRGADFYEHPPGEVLHLANWAECLRTRGVPNAPVEAGIRAVLAAHLGNQAYRTGEVVEWAG, from the coding sequence ATGACCGAGCGCACCGATCGGCGCCAGTTTCTCGAACGGATGGGCGTGACGGCCGCCGGCATGCTCGCCGCCGGCTACACCGCTACCGCGCGCGGTTACGCCGCCAACGAGACGATCGGCATTGGCTGCATCGGCACGGGCGGACGCTGTCAGCAGTTGATGAACGCGCTGACCAAGGTGTCCGGCACGCAGATCGTGGCGGTGTGCGATATCTGGGATGTCCATCGGGCCAAGGCACAGGAGATCGCCGGCGGCAAAGCCTTCGCCACGAAGGACTATCACGAGCTGCTCGCGCGCAAGGATGTCGACGCCGTCATCATCGGCGCACCCGATCACTGGCACGTGCCCCTGACGATCGACGCCTGCGCGGCCGGCAAGGACGTCTACGTCGAGAAGCCCCTCACGCACGCGCTAGACGAAGGCACGCGCGTGCTCGAGGCGCAACAGCAGCACAACCGCGTCGTCCAGGTCGGCATGCAGCAGCGCAGCATGCCGCAGTTCCAGGAAGGGCTCGAGATCATTCGCTCGGGGCAGCTCGGCAAGATCTGGAAGGTGCATCTCACCTGGAATCGCAACACGGGCCGGCACCGCCGCAACAAGCTAGGGCTCGATCCGGCCACGGTCGACTGGCAACGATTTCTCGGCACGGCGCCGCAACAACCGTTCGACGAGTATCGCTTTCGCAATTGGCGCTGGTTCTGGGACTTTGGCGGCGGGCTGCTCACCGACCTGATGGTTCACCAGATCGACATCGCCAACTGGTATCTCGACCTCGCGTATCCCGCGCGCGCCACCGCGGTGGGCGATCACTTCCTGGCCAAGGACCTGTGGCAAACGCCCGACTCGATTCAAGCGCTCTACCAATACCCTGACCAGCAGTTGCAACTCTACTTCGAGGGCACCTTCTCGAACGCGCGCAACGCGGCCATGCTCGAATTCATGGGGAGTGAAGGAACACTCTATCTCGATCGTGGCCGCTACGAGTTGTATCCCGAACCGGGGCGCAAATTCGAATATCGCGAGCACGTCATCGGCCAGGGTCCGCGCGGCGCCGATTTCTACGAGCATCCGCCCGGCGAGGTGCTCCACCTGGCGAACTGGGCCGAGTGCCTCCGCACGCGTGGCGTGCCGAACGCGCCGGTCGAAGCGGGCATTCGCGCCGTCCTCGCCGCGCACCTGGGGAACCAGGCCTATCGCACGGGCGAAGTCGTCGAGTGGGCCGGCTGA
- a CDS encoding ABC transporter permease subunit, whose protein sequence is MFGPVFRSELMRTARRRRHLVVRAGYGALLLAVLGISYLSAFHTPGVHYAAAPPGLRAQITLGQMAEFAHYFTLSYGMLQLFVALLVTLSVTAGTIAEERDRRTIEYLFVSHLTDSEIVLDKLLVRLLLVLSLLLAAVPVLALSMLFGGVDLSALFELGVLTTGTIVATASGCVYVSVTTRRGRDAFLRSLLLIVAGLTVPGMVYQALYNSNVVLPGWIDETLVQLRDMNPFVYLMRSDMRYQGGGSTSWDSLYEFVRNTGALSLVFLGMAVWQVRRAHLKSVAVPGASKRRPLRLFRPPQIGNYPLLWKELFAERFIQREHRWSTWIAPVGLAFVALTIVAYYGLCRAGFRDLQEYDFLEGADTIKLLLGCLFILLAGARGAISIAHEREQATWDTLLTTSLEAREIVLAKTFGSLFVLRGMLGVYLVVWWLECQLRPDEWRRGLNMLGTTLLLGLWMASLGVLISQRVKTSTWAITTAVGATLILAGGYLLIAAPLVSYFIHHDGSEMVLAGAMVYLEAFWLWYSPHRYQHRFDPIAVYQLGVLVYGLATIAVTAVSIQGFERMARELGPRRFVIPSRSEPLAAPTAGS, encoded by the coding sequence GTGTTCGGGCCCGTCTTTCGGTCAGAACTGATGCGCACGGCGCGGCGCCGCCGTCATCTGGTGGTGCGCGCCGGGTACGGCGCCCTGCTGCTGGCGGTGCTCGGCATCTCGTATCTGAGTGCGTTCCATACGCCGGGCGTCCATTATGCAGCGGCGCCGCCCGGCCTGCGTGCGCAGATTACCCTCGGACAGATGGCGGAGTTTGCGCACTACTTCACTCTGAGCTATGGAATGCTGCAGCTCTTCGTCGCGCTGTTGGTGACACTCTCGGTCACCGCCGGTACGATTGCCGAAGAACGTGACCGGCGCACGATCGAGTATCTCTTCGTCAGCCACCTGACCGACAGCGAGATCGTGCTCGACAAGCTCTTGGTGCGGCTGCTGCTCGTCTTGAGCCTGCTACTGGCGGCCGTGCCCGTGCTGGCACTTTCCATGCTCTTCGGGGGAGTGGATTTGTCTGCTCTGTTCGAGTTGGGAGTCCTCACGACCGGCACGATCGTGGCGACGGCCAGTGGTTGCGTTTACGTGTCGGTGACGACGCGCCGCGGCCGCGATGCGTTCTTGCGCAGCCTGCTGCTTATCGTCGCGGGGCTGACCGTGCCGGGCATGGTCTACCAGGCCCTATACAACTCAAACGTCGTGCTGCCAGGGTGGATCGACGAAACGCTGGTCCAACTTCGCGACATGAATCCCTTCGTCTACTTGATGCGGTCCGACATGCGCTACCAGGGAGGCGGCAGCACCAGTTGGGATTCGTTGTACGAGTTCGTGCGCAACACGGGCGCGCTCAGTCTCGTCTTTCTGGGCATGGCCGTCTGGCAGGTGCGGCGCGCCCACTTGAAGTCTGTTGCGGTGCCCGGCGCCAGCAAACGCCGGCCGCTGCGACTCTTTCGGCCGCCGCAGATCGGAAACTATCCCCTGCTCTGGAAGGAACTATTCGCCGAGCGATTCATCCAGCGCGAGCATCGTTGGTCGACCTGGATCGCGCCGGTGGGATTAGCCTTCGTGGCTCTGACGATCGTGGCCTATTATGGGCTCTGCCGGGCAGGTTTTCGCGATCTGCAAGAGTACGACTTTCTCGAAGGAGCGGACACGATCAAACTCTTGCTCGGTTGCCTGTTCATCCTGCTGGCCGGAGCGCGCGGCGCGATTTCCATTGCGCACGAGCGCGAGCAAGCGACCTGGGACACCCTGCTGACCACCTCGCTCGAGGCCCGCGAGATCGTGCTGGCCAAGACCTTCGGCTCGCTCTTCGTCCTGCGAGGCATGCTCGGCGTGTATCTCGTTGTCTGGTGGCTCGAATGCCAGTTGCGCCCCGACGAATGGCGGCGTGGGCTCAACATGCTGGGGACCACCTTGCTCTTGGGCCTGTGGATGGCATCGCTGGGCGTGCTCATCTCCCAACGCGTGAAAACCTCGACTTGGGCCATCACCACCGCGGTCGGCGCGACACTCATTCTCGCGGGTGGATATCTCCTGATCGCGGCCCCTCTCGTCTCGTATTTCATACACCACGATGGTTCCGAGATGGTTCTCGCCGGGGCGATGGTGTATCTCGAAGCGTTCTGGCTGTGGTACTCACCCCACCGCTACCAACATCGCTTCGATCCCATCGCGGTGTATCAACTGGGCGTCCTGGTCTATGGACTCGCGACCATCGCCGTGACGGCGGTCTCGATCCAGGGCTTCGAGCGCATGGCGCGCGAGTTGGGACCGAGACGATTCGTCATCCCCTCGCGAAGCGAGCCCCTCGCGGCGCCGACCGCAGGCAGTTGA
- a CDS encoding STAS/SEC14 domain-containing protein gives MIETLPTSSDRVLAFKMSGKLHDEDYKTFVPLVDEAIAKHGKVRMLAQFHDFHGWDAKALWDDIKFSTTHCTKIERIALVGEKAWEKWMAQVCKPFTMAKIRYFDASQLGDAQAWLAEA, from the coding sequence ATGATTGAAACCTTGCCAACTTCGTCCGATCGGGTGCTCGCCTTCAAAATGTCGGGTAAGCTGCACGACGAGGACTACAAGACGTTCGTGCCGCTCGTCGATGAAGCGATCGCCAAGCACGGCAAGGTGCGCATGCTCGCCCAGTTCCACGACTTTCACGGCTGGGATGCCAAGGCCCTGTGGGACGATATCAAGTTCTCGACCACGCATTGCACCAAGATCGAGCGCATCGCACTGGTGGGAGAGAAGGCCTGGGAGAAGTGGATGGCACAAGTCTGCAAGCCCTTCACCATGGCCAAGATTCGCTACTTCGACGCCTCGCAGCTTGGTGACGCCCAAGCCTGGCTTGCCGAAGCCTGA
- a CDS encoding LssY C-terminal domain-containing protein, with protein sequence MSTDPPSSPPRPSSERWTLRRKLALGALSFLVAYLAIAYVAMPTFWSRYMRHHPALDDVPGITQLKDGVPGDPLNVALIGTEAQVRAIMLAAKWFPADPLGLRADLKIAEATVLKREYDDAPVSSLYLFGRKEDLAFEQPVGPDPRKRHHVRFWKTDKVDTDGRPVWIGSDIYDEHVGLSRRTGQITHVTAPDIDQERDYLFQCLEGTGELAERYIEAGFHKQRKGKNGGGDPWFTDGDLYVGVIAENIAIPTAAQSGE encoded by the coding sequence ATGTCCACCGATCCACCAAGTTCGCCGCCTCGACCATCGTCCGAGCGGTGGACGCTCCGCCGCAAGCTGGCACTGGGTGCGCTGTCGTTTCTGGTCGCTTACCTGGCGATCGCTTACGTTGCGATGCCCACGTTCTGGTCGCGTTACATGCGTCACCACCCCGCTCTCGACGATGTGCCGGGCATTACGCAATTGAAGGATGGCGTGCCGGGCGATCCGCTGAACGTGGCCTTGATCGGTACCGAGGCGCAGGTCAGGGCGATCATGCTTGCCGCGAAATGGTTTCCCGCCGATCCTTTGGGACTGCGAGCCGATCTGAAGATCGCCGAGGCCACGGTGCTCAAGCGCGAGTACGACGATGCCCCGGTAAGCAGTCTCTACCTGTTCGGTCGCAAAGAAGATCTTGCCTTCGAGCAGCCGGTCGGTCCCGACCCGCGCAAGCGGCATCACGTGCGATTCTGGAAGACCGACAAGGTCGACACCGATGGCCGCCCCGTCTGGATCGGCTCCGACATTTACGACGAACACGTGGGGCTGAGCCGACGGACCGGCCAGATTACCCACGTTACGGCCCCCGACATCGACCAGGAGCGAGATTATCTTTTTCAGTGCCTGGAAGGTACCGGCGAGCTTGCGGAACGCTACATTGAAGCTGGCTTCCACAAGCAACGGAAGGGTAAGAACGGCGGAGGCGATCCTTGGTTCACCGACGGCGACCTCTACGTCGGGGTCATCGCCGAGAACATTGCCATCCCCACTGCCGCGCAGTCAGGAGAATGA
- a CDS encoding esterase family protein has product MNAAGTMLVFGWALLWATGLKAAEGGAPDLRVEERIELSPRLIEYKLSTSALAEPTSVRVLLPQNVEADRHYPVLYLLHGGVGDYRDWIRGGDVERLTLDLPLIVVMPDGGRIGWYTNWFNRGAGGQPLWETYHIDQLIPWIDTQFPTVATREGRAIAGLSMGGFGAMSYAARHPDLFVAAAAFSGYVDIGDPQCAARLQAVIAVQKIRPEDVFGRYSDETIRWRARNPVDLAENLRHLTVVLRTGNGRTGPGNPRVDILELGVHVTMESLHTRLDELNIENIWEDYGPAAHNFTHWKRSLEKTLPNFMETFARPPAPPAAITFVAAEPEFSCYGWQVKRSDAALAFVTLKNASRQGFELLGTGEAVVTTPSQMFAPDEEILVVFHDGSAPRAPKTMTADREGRLVVPVRLGAADDPAPTPRNVAVSFESTSPGSASLKAESAEGKP; this is encoded by the coding sequence ATGAATGCCGCCGGCACGATGCTTGTGTTCGGATGGGCGTTGTTGTGGGCCACGGGCCTGAAGGCCGCAGAAGGTGGTGCCCCAGACCTACGGGTCGAAGAACGTATTGAGCTATCGCCTCGACTCATCGAATACAAGCTTTCCACGTCCGCGCTGGCTGAACCTACTTCGGTTCGCGTTCTCTTGCCTCAAAACGTCGAGGCCGACCGGCATTACCCCGTCCTCTATTTGTTGCACGGTGGGGTTGGCGACTATCGCGATTGGATTCGAGGTGGCGATGTCGAGCGGCTGACACTCGATCTCCCTCTAATCGTTGTCATGCCCGACGGCGGAAGGATCGGCTGGTACACGAACTGGTTCAATCGTGGGGCGGGCGGTCAGCCGCTCTGGGAAACGTATCACATCGACCAGCTCATTCCCTGGATCGACACCCAGTTCCCAACGGTGGCCACGCGCGAAGGGCGAGCCATCGCTGGTCTCTCGATGGGAGGATTCGGCGCGATGAGCTATGCGGCGCGTCACCCCGACTTGTTTGTCGCGGCGGCCGCCTTTTCTGGCTACGTCGATATTGGCGACCCGCAGTGCGCCGCTCGACTCCAAGCCGTGATAGCAGTACAGAAAATCCGTCCCGAGGATGTCTTTGGGAGATATTCCGATGAAACCATTCGCTGGCGCGCACGCAATCCCGTCGACCTCGCAGAGAACTTGCGGCACCTGACGGTTGTTCTCCGAACCGGAAATGGACGCACGGGTCCAGGCAATCCCCGCGTCGATATTCTTGAACTCGGCGTTCATGTCACGATGGAATCGTTGCACACGCGGCTTGACGAATTGAACATCGAAAATATCTGGGAAGACTACGGTCCGGCGGCGCACAACTTTACGCACTGGAAGCGTTCGCTGGAAAAGACGTTGCCCAACTTCATGGAAACATTTGCGCGACCTCCTGCTCCTCCCGCTGCAATCACCTTCGTGGCCGCTGAGCCGGAGTTCTCTTGTTACGGGTGGCAGGTGAAGCGGAGCGATGCGGCACTGGCATTCGTCACGCTCAAGAACGCCAGCCGCCAAGGTTTCGAACTCTTGGGCACAGGGGAGGCCGTCGTCACGACTCCCAGCCAAATGTTCGCGCCAGATGAAGAAATCCTTGTCGTGTTTCACGATGGAAGCGCGCCGCGGGCGCCCAAGACGATGACCGCGGATCGAGAGGGAAGGCTTGTGGTGCCAGTCCGGCTGGGGGCCGCCGATGACCCCGCGCCAACACCTCGGAATGTCGCCGTTTCGTTCGAAAGCACGTCCCCTGGCTCCGCCAGCCTGAAAGCGGAATCGGCGGAGGGGAAACCATGA
- a CDS encoding protocadherin, with product MRRTLATTAALLTLLAFASPSVLARGFGGGGFHGAGGFGGGGFHGPSGFGGGGGFGGGGFGGGGYHPGGFSPGGFGGGARPDGFGGGVPGGFGGFDGARPNGFGGFNGARPNGFGGLDGGAGRPGFMNMTQGGAPTRQGLSSFLGLPSDSGMGAVSSNSRTIGNYTINHGSIDGPRGGEAAGTSITGPDGGTAARGAAVGPNGGTVAGRGVEGPGGAGFAQGAAVGPGGRAAAGSVARGPEGNVAARGVAVGPHGAAAGFGYVTPSSRYATGAYVRRGFNDWGIYGRGWWNDHPGAWYAAGFVAGAWAVPTWDALGTWFGTPMDPDYYDYGSDIVYQNDNVYVNGQDAGTADQYYQQASQLASTGAETQPAGDDQWMPLGVFALTHSDQSNANANLVLQMAVNKQGIIRGNYTDTKTNQTLPIQGSVDLKTQRAAWTVGDNKQDVLETGLYNLTKDEAPVLVHFGQDRTEQWLLVRLKQPEGQSQGDQPATSSGG from the coding sequence ATGCGTCGCACGCTCGCCACGACCGCGGCCTTGCTCACCCTGCTTGCCTTTGCTTCGCCTAGCGTTCTTGCCCGCGGCTTCGGCGGCGGGGGCTTTCACGGCGCCGGTGGCTTCGGTGGTGGCGGCTTCCACGGACCGAGTGGCTTTGGCGGCGGGGGCGGCTTTGGTGGCGGTGGGTTTGGTGGCGGCGGTTATCATCCTGGTGGCTTTTCGCCGGGTGGCTTTGGTGGCGGCGCCCGACCCGATGGGTTCGGTGGCGGCGTACCGGGGGGATTCGGCGGCTTCGACGGCGCGCGCCCCAATGGTTTTGGCGGCTTCAACGGCGCACGTCCCAATGGCTTTGGCGGCTTGGACGGCGGCGCCGGTCGCCCCGGCTTCATGAACATGACCCAGGGTGGGGCTCCGACCCGTCAAGGGCTGAGCTCGTTCCTGGGACTCCCCTCGGACTCGGGCATGGGGGCCGTTTCGAGCAACAGCCGCACGATCGGTAACTACACGATCAACCACGGTTCGATCGACGGCCCGCGCGGTGGAGAAGCGGCCGGCACATCGATCACCGGCCCCGATGGCGGAACGGCGGCGCGCGGCGCCGCAGTCGGCCCGAACGGCGGCACGGTCGCTGGACGAGGTGTCGAAGGTCCCGGTGGCGCCGGCTTTGCCCAAGGCGCTGCAGTGGGGCCAGGTGGACGTGCGGCGGCCGGCTCGGTCGCGCGTGGTCCCGAGGGCAACGTCGCCGCGCGTGGCGTCGCCGTTGGACCGCACGGCGCAGCGGCCGGCTTTGGCTATGTCACCCCCTCGTCGCGTTATGCCACGGGGGCCTATGTCCGTCGTGGTTTCAACGACTGGGGTATCTATGGTCGTGGTTGGTGGAACGATCATCCGGGCGCGTGGTACGCGGCAGGATTCGTCGCCGGCGCCTGGGCCGTACCGACCTGGGATGCGCTCGGCACTTGGTTCGGCACCCCCATGGATCCCGACTACTACGACTACGGCAGCGACATCGTCTACCAGAACGACAACGTCTACGTGAACGGTCAGGATGCCGGCACCGCCGATCAATACTACCAGCAGGCCTCGCAACTCGCCTCGACCGGGGCCGAAACACAACCGGCTGGCGACGATCAATGGATGCCGCTGGGAGTCTTCGCATTGACGCATTCCGATCAGTCGAATGCCAACGCCAACCTTGTGTTGCAGATGGCGGTGAACAAGCAGGGCATCATTCGTGGCAATTACACCGACACGAAGACGAACCAGACCTTGCCGATTCAGGGCTCGGTCGACCTGAAAACGCAGCGTGCCGCGTGGACCGTCGGCGACAACAAGCAAGACGTGCTCGAGACGGGCCTCTACAACCTGACGAAGGACGAAGCCCCCGTACTCGTACACTTCGGCCAGGACCGGACGGAGCAGTGGCTGCTCGTTCGATTGAAGCAGCCCGAGGGACAATCACAGGGCGATCAGCCCGCGACCTCCTCGGGAGGCTAA
- a CDS encoding helix-hairpin-helix domain-containing protein codes for MTEPALDQRPPWLRRADQLGVAVLLLAGFVGIAAWWLAHGGHRGGLIDIERAEPRHARFEVDLNSAEWPELAQVPGIGEALARRIIESREVDGPYLDHDDLQRVRGIGPRTIERMRPYLRPMPREENVAGP; via the coding sequence ATGACTGAGCCCGCCCTCGATCAACGCCCCCCCTGGTTGCGACGTGCCGATCAATTGGGCGTGGCCGTGCTCTTGTTGGCGGGATTCGTGGGGATCGCCGCGTGGTGGCTGGCCCACGGCGGACACCGAGGAGGCCTGATCGATATCGAACGGGCCGAGCCCCGACACGCACGATTCGAAGTCGACTTGAATTCGGCCGAGTGGCCCGAGCTGGCCCAGGTGCCGGGCATCGGCGAGGCACTTGCACGGCGCATCATCGAATCACGCGAGGTCGACGGACCTTACCTCGATCACGACGATTTGCAGCGCGTGCGCGGCATCGGCCCCCGAACGATCGAACGGATGCGACCCTACCTGCGCCCCATGCCGCGCGAGGAGAATGTGGCGGGACCGTGA
- a CDS encoding HipA domain-containing protein: MFSILISNVDDHLRNHGLLWEGPHGWRLSPAYDLNPTPLDIRPRSLSLAINDQEHTASLDLAFEVAEYFGLGEKTARQIASEVGTAVATWRIEAQRLGIRASEIDRMKSAFEHTELRNATKHS; encoded by the coding sequence GTGTTTTCGATTCTGATTTCAAACGTCGATGATCACCTGCGTAATCACGGTCTCCTTTGGGAGGGGCCGCACGGTTGGCGGCTGTCGCCAGCCTACGATCTCAACCCGACGCCCCTCGATATCCGGCCTCGAAGCTTAAGTCTCGCCATCAACGATCAGGAACACACGGCATCGCTGGACCTCGCTTTTGAAGTCGCCGAGTATTTTGGACTAGGCGAGAAAACCGCTCGGCAAATCGCGAGCGAGGTTGGCACTGCTGTCGCCACATGGCGCATCGAAGCTCAGCGTCTGGGCATCCGAGCGAGCGAAATTGACCGCATGAAATCGGCTTTTGAGCATACGGAGTTGCGAAATGCGACCAAGCACTCCTAG
- a CDS encoding SgcJ/EcaC family oxidoreductase, whose translation MKRSWCLATLSAVMLAATCVVAQQKPAAKPAAPVSSLPEAADQAVRATATAFADAFNRGDAKAVAALWTLEGDFIDESGNVTSGQQALEKKYAEFFAAHPGAKMTITIDALRALGPDTIVEDGHATVTFAPDGSTTGSRYTAIHVRRDNKWLMASVRDLPATPSTLSETRADLEFLVGKWTAEHEGTHVDIDCHWIAGKAYLEANYHIHKGDHTVSTSTQIIGADPVTGRIMSWMFDSNGGRAEGIWSAGPGGWAIEFFGVTAEGTYTTATNYLTKVEDALVWKSLNRTAAGQPLPDINEVVLKKTK comes from the coding sequence ATGAAACGTTCGTGGTGCCTCGCGACGCTGTCCGCCGTGATGCTGGCGGCTACGTGCGTCGTTGCGCAACAGAAGCCCGCGGCGAAACCGGCCGCTCCCGTCTCGAGTTTGCCGGAAGCGGCCGATCAGGCCGTTCGCGCGACGGCCACCGCCTTTGCCGATGCCTTCAATCGCGGCGACGCCAAGGCCGTGGCTGCCCTGTGGACCCTCGAAGGGGACTTCATCGACGAATCGGGCAACGTCACCAGCGGTCAGCAGGCCCTCGAGAAGAAGTACGCGGAATTCTTCGCCGCGCACCCCGGCGCCAAGATGACCATTACGATCGATGCCCTGCGGGCACTGGGGCCCGACACGATCGTCGAAGATGGTCACGCCACGGTGACGTTCGCCCCAGATGGTTCGACCACCGGCAGCCGGTATACGGCGATTCACGTCCGGCGCGACAACAAGTGGCTGATGGCCAGCGTGCGCGATCTGCCCGCCACTCCCTCGACGTTGAGCGAGACCCGTGCCGATCTCGAGTTCCTCGTGGGCAAGTGGACCGCCGAGCACGAAGGCACGCACGTCGACATCGATTGTCATTGGATCGCCGGCAAGGCCTACCTCGAGGCGAACTACCATATTCACAAGGGGGACCATACGGTCTCGACCTCGACGCAGATCATCGGCGCCGATCCCGTGACGGGGCGCATCATGTCCTGGATGTTTGATTCGAATGGCGGACGGGCCGAGGGCATCTGGTCGGCCGGCCCGGGGGGTTGGGCCATCGAGTTCTTCGGCGTCACGGCCGAGGGCACCTATACGACGGCAACGAACTACCTGACCAAGGTCGAAGATGCCCTGGTGTGGAAGTCACTGAATCGAACCGCTGCGGGACAACCGCTGCCGGACATCAACGAGGTCGTGCTGAAGAAAACCAAATAG